A window of Deltaproteobacteria bacterium genomic DNA:
CGTCCCCTACGACTTGCAGGTGCTGCGTGAGCACGTGCTCGCGCGGCGCGCCCAGCGGACGCTCGTCGAGGTTCGGCTCGCCCCCGCCTTGCGCCCCGCCTTCCTGCGCGCGCTGAACGACCTCGGGCGGCGCGGGGTCGAGCTCGTGCTCCGCGGCTGGGAAGACCTGGCCTGACCGGGGCCCATGCGGGCGCGCACGGCGGAGGTCCGGGGACCGGCCGCCGGCGCACCGGCTCGGCTGTCGCCGCCGCAGGCGCGGCTTGCCCTCTCGCGGCGCGTCAGGTAGTCAGGCCCGGTTCGACCAGGGAGGGGCATTGATGCGACCTAGCGGGCTACTTCTGTGCCTCGCCGGCCTCGGGCTCGCGCTCGGCGGCTGCGGGGGCGGCGGCGAGAAGACTCCGAGCCAGGCGGCACCCAAGCCGACGACGGTGACCGCCGCACCCACCCCTACCACGGTCGCGGGCACGCCGGCGGAAGAGGAGAGCGAGTACGAGCTCGACGTGATCGCGGAGGCGGAGCCCGACGAGGGGGCGCCCCCCTTGAAGGTACAGTTCACCGCCTCGGTCGAGGAAGAGTCGGGCGGCCCCTTCTCCTTCAGCTGGGACTTCGGCGACGGCAGCCAGAAAGTCACCGATCAGAACCCGGTGCACACCTACGAGAAGGTCGGTGAGTACACCGCCACGCTCACCGTCACCGA
This region includes:
- a CDS encoding PKD domain-containing protein, producing MRPSGLLLCLAGLGLALGGCGGGGEKTPSQAAPKPTTVTAAPTPTTVAGTPAEEESEYELDVIAEAEPDEGAPPLKVQFTASVEEESGGPFSFSWDFGDGSQKVTDQNPVHTYEKVGEYTATLTVTDQKSHKGTDEIDIFVETDEEGGGGQE